In Zunongwangia profunda SM-A87, the following proteins share a genomic window:
- a CDS encoding VOC family protein → MRQLTFASLQVKNLEASKDFYTEKLGFEIDNSNPQAFVFKYNQGEASFAIRTPLEPIEDKELGVGVSLWFAVSENLDELNEKFIANGITTVDPIFETPFGRAFHVKDLDGYKLTFLDPK, encoded by the coding sequence ATGAGACAATTAACTTTCGCATCCTTGCAAGTGAAAAATTTGGAAGCTTCAAAAGACTTTTATACAGAAAAATTAGGATTTGAAATCGACAATTCAAATCCGCAAGCTTTTGTTTTTAAATACAATCAAGGAGAAGCAAGTTTCGCCATTCGCACACCGCTGGAACCGATTGAAGACAAAGAATTGGGAGTTGGTGTGTCACTTTGGTTTGCTGTATCGGAAAATTTGGACGAACTGAATGAGAAATTCATTGCCAATGGAATAACTACTGTGGATCCAATATTTGAAACTCCATTTGGCAGAGCTTTTCACGTAAAAGATCTTGATGGTTATAAACTTACTTTTTTAGATCCAAAATGA
- a CDS encoding EVE domain-containing protein yields MKERGVQYWIIVASKDHVENGVGQGIAQACHGKVTPLKRMKKGDLVIYYSSKQTFGKPEKCQEFTALGKVSDDEIYQQQVSEDFCPSRRNIEFLQCKDTSILPLIDDLQFIQNKKRWGYPFRFGMLEINKHDFDLISSQMLQ; encoded by the coding sequence ATGAAGGAAAGGGGAGTTCAATATTGGATAATCGTAGCTTCAAAAGACCACGTTGAAAATGGAGTTGGACAAGGAATAGCACAGGCTTGTCACGGAAAAGTTACGCCATTAAAAAGAATGAAAAAAGGAGATCTTGTAATTTATTACTCAAGTAAACAAACTTTTGGTAAGCCCGAAAAATGCCAGGAATTTACAGCATTGGGAAAAGTCTCAGATGATGAAATATATCAACAGCAAGTTTCGGAGGATTTTTGTCCTTCCAGAAGAAACATTGAATTTTTGCAATGTAAAGACACTTCTATCCTTCCCTTAATTGACGATTTACAATTTATCCAAAACAAAAAGAGATGGGGATATCCGTTCCGTTTTGGAATGCTTGAAATCAATAAACACGATTTTGATTTAATCTCATCTCAAATGCTTCAATAA
- a CDS encoding helix-turn-helix domain-containing protein yields the protein MENDFIIQKPFNDGLQQWVDYYFFIEIPVDKLKFNEEFVFPFPRITFGYFFEHPFLVTNHSLNENYSAEMIISRISTNQISVKPLTDKVKIIGAHLKPYGLGLLTNDDISKKPWIIKTEDLFKKEAERFKKKIDRCSNPKEMFAVIEHIFLSSILTKDLSIVIKALDLIEEEEGNISISKLSENTGTSTRTLRNHFYKSVGCSPKEYMMLLKLRQSIYQMKHSSNSLTSVSYSQNFADQAHFSNTVKNITGTHPRAIKENLPNFRFLQF from the coding sequence TTGGAGAATGATTTTATAATACAAAAGCCGTTTAATGATGGCCTTCAACAATGGGTTGATTATTATTTTTTTATTGAAATTCCTGTCGACAAACTCAAATTTAATGAAGAGTTTGTCTTCCCTTTTCCTAGAATTACGTTTGGATATTTTTTTGAACATCCGTTTTTGGTCACCAATCATTCCCTTAACGAAAATTATAGTGCTGAAATGATTATTTCAAGAATTTCCACTAACCAAATTTCAGTAAAACCACTTACCGATAAAGTGAAAATTATCGGGGCACACCTAAAACCCTATGGATTGGGACTGCTAACAAATGATGATATTTCCAAGAAGCCCTGGATCATAAAAACAGAAGATTTATTTAAAAAGGAAGCAGAGCGATTTAAGAAAAAAATTGATCGCTGTTCTAACCCGAAAGAAATGTTTGCAGTGATAGAACATATTTTTTTAAGCTCAATATTAACAAAGGATTTGAGTATTGTTATTAAAGCACTTGATTTGATAGAAGAAGAGGAAGGAAATATTTCTATTTCGAAATTATCTGAAAATACAGGTACCTCAACTAGAACTTTAAGAAACCATTTTTATAAATCTGTGGGATGTTCCCCTAAAGAATACATGATGTTGCTGAAGCTAAGGCAGTCCATCTATCAGATGAAACATTCGTCCAACTCGCTGACTTCGGTTTCCTATTCACAAAACTTTGCTGACCAGGCACATTTTAGCAATACGGTTAAGAACATCACCGGAACTCATCCAAGAGCAATTAAAGAAAACTTGCCCAATTTCCGATTCTTACAATTTTAG
- a CDS encoding MarR family winged helix-turn-helix transcriptional regulator: MSKEIDFQFKSPNDSPGYLLGQVTMLWQRKLKKVLDPLNLTQTQFVLLAALGWLSKKNNVVTQVEIANQSNTDRMMVSKVLRTLEKKKFISRQEHPTDTRAKVIKLTTDGAKVLQIALTAVENADTAFFSVLSTNLPKFNKNMVNLIAQNKDE; the protein is encoded by the coding sequence ATGTCTAAAGAAATTGATTTTCAGTTTAAAAGTCCAAATGATAGTCCAGGTTATTTGCTTGGTCAAGTAACTATGTTATGGCAACGTAAGCTAAAAAAGGTTTTGGACCCTTTAAACTTAACACAAACACAGTTTGTGTTGTTAGCTGCATTGGGTTGGCTTTCCAAAAAGAATAATGTTGTCACACAAGTTGAGATTGCCAACCAAAGTAATACGGATAGAATGATGGTGTCCAAAGTTTTGAGAACGTTGGAAAAAAAGAAATTTATTAGTAGACAAGAGCATCCTACCGACACCAGAGCCAAAGTAATTAAATTAACGACTGATGGTGCAAAAGTGCTACAAATAGCATTGACCGCAGTAGAAAATGCAGACACGGCATTCTTTTCTGTTTTGAGTACTAATTTGCCCAAATTCAATAAGAATATGGTGAATTTGATTGCGCAAAATAAAGATGAATAA
- a CDS encoding NAD(P)H-binding protein encodes MKIVLTGSLGCIGKPLTQNLVNNGHSVIVISSKPERQEEIEMLGAKAAIGSMQDVDFLINTFKGADAVYLMIAWDAIGNIFDKKINFPTEFINIAEKYKQSVKQSGVKKVVLLSSIGTHTNQGIGSLSIYKGMEDTMNQLPADVSIKFMRPVAFYPNLFRFMQSIRTEEAIIQSYGGNTKEPWVSPLDISNVIVEELDKPFEGKSFRYIASDEISPSEVATILGEAIGNRKLKWQTVSAEQLLNGMQVSGMNEWVAKGFIEMQAAQGTGILYEDFYKNKPELGKVKMTEFAKEFASVYNQ; translated from the coding sequence ATGAAAATTGTGTTGACAGGATCATTGGGTTGTATTGGAAAACCCCTAACACAAAATTTAGTAAACAACGGTCATTCGGTAATCGTTATTAGCAGTAAACCAGAAAGACAAGAAGAAATTGAAATGCTTGGCGCAAAAGCAGCAATCGGCAGTATGCAGGATGTAGATTTTTTGATTAACACATTCAAAGGTGCCGATGCTGTTTACCTGATGATAGCCTGGGATGCTATCGGTAATATCTTCGACAAAAAAATAAATTTCCCTACTGAATTTATCAATATTGCAGAAAAGTACAAACAATCAGTGAAACAATCAGGCGTGAAAAAAGTAGTGCTTTTAAGCAGTATCGGGACACATACCAACCAAGGTATTGGTAGTCTTTCTATCTATAAAGGCATGGAGGATACGATGAATCAACTGCCTGCTGATGTATCCATCAAATTTATGCGCCCTGTTGCCTTTTATCCTAACCTTTTCAGATTTATGCAAAGTATAAGGACCGAGGAAGCTATTATACAAAGCTATGGAGGCAACACTAAAGAGCCCTGGGTATCCCCCTTAGATATATCCAATGTGATTGTCGAAGAACTGGATAAACCTTTTGAGGGCAAAAGCTTTCGCTACATAGCCAGTGATGAAATTTCACCCAGTGAGGTGGCTACAATTTTAGGAGAAGCCATTGGAAACCGGAAGTTGAAATGGCAGACAGTTTCTGCGGAACAATTACTGAATGGCATGCAGGTGTCTGGGATGAATGAGTGGGTCGCTAAAGGTTTTATCGAAATGCAAGCCGCACAGGGAACTGGCATTTTATACGAAGATTTTTATAAAAACAAACCAGAATTAGGCAAGGTAAAAATGACAGAATTTGCCAAAGAATTCGCATCAGTTTATAACCAATAA